The Bdellovibrionales bacterium genome segment TCATTGAGATTTACGTGGCTAACGATAACCCCCTCCGGCAATGAACTCGGATCCAAAGCATAACCGTGATTCTGGCTTGTCACATAAATGCGATTTAGGATTTTATCACGAACAGGGTGATTGCTCCCTCTGTGTCCAAACTTCAATTTATATGTCTTTGCTCCGAGAGCCATCCCCAAAATCTGATTTCCCATGCATATACCAAAAATAAATCTCCACCCCAAAAGGGATCTCACTGTTTCGACAGATTTTTCCACCAAGGCTGGATCACCGGGCCCATTCGAAAGAAGAATTCCGTCCGGTGCCCACTGACGAATCTCGTCCACCGAAACTCGAGAAGGGAAGATTTTCACTTTCGAACATCTTTTTCTTAACTCTCTCAAAATGTTATTCTTACACCCAAAGTCAATAACTGCCACTCTTGGCCCACCAACTCGATCTCCTGAAATATCCTCCGACTCCTTCCGAGAAACCAAATTCGCCCAATCACCATCTAACTGACGCCCCTTGGATATAAGGCCTTTCGCCCTATCCAGAGCAGATGTCTCGTCTCCCGCACGAACCAAAGCCCCCCACATCGTTCCGCTCTCACGCAAAAACAAAGTCAACTGTCTCGTGTCAATCTGATCGACAACAGGCACCCCATGAGAGACAAGTTTCTGCAACCAGCTCGAATCCCTCCGTGAATTTTGCATTTCAAGACACACGAAGCCGTTAATCCACAGCTTCGAAGATTCCCAAACTTTATCATCCACACCGTAATTACCCTGCATTGAAGCTGTCGTAACTATGATCTGTGAAAAGTAAGAAGGATCCGTAGCCATTTCTTCGTAGCCCGTGTGGGAGGTATTAAAAACCACCTCTCCAGCCCTCTCTTCACCACCAAGCCACTGCCCCGAAAAGCACTGACCTGACTCCAAAACTAAAAATGCCTTTTCTTTCAATCTACACCTCTAAACCAAGAATTAAAGAATAGAGAGCCGCTCGAACAAATAGCCCATTCGTCACTTGCTCCAAGACCAAACAACGCCGGTCTTGTAGCACATCAGAGGAAAACTCAACACCACGAATGACGGGACCTGGATGCAGAATAATCCCATTGTCCGACAGACTTTCTAAATGAACTCGGTCCACACGATATTGATCCCAAATTTCAATGGCAGAATTGGAAATGCCTACTTCCTCGTGCCGCTCTTTTTGAATTCTCAATCCCATTAATACCTGACACCATGAAACCGCAAGCCTCAGATCTGAAAATCTCTTTACATTTTTCCAATCACCGAGAGCCGGAGGCAACATGACCTCTGGACCACAAATACCAACCTCTGCTCCCAGCCTATTTAGCAGCTGAATATTGGAATTTGCTACGCGACTGTGTACAACATCGCCAACCATCAGAACCCTTTGACCCGCAATCGACCCACGAGCCTCAAGAATCGTAAAGGCGTCTAAAAGCGCTTGCGTTGGGTGTTCTCCAGTGCCGCTTCCAGCACTTATCACCGGACAATTCATTGTGTCTAAAATGCCCTCTACTTCTGGAGAATTCCCGTAGCGAACGACCATCAGATCAGGCAACATAGCCGAAATATTTCTCAGAGTATCGTATTGACTCTCGCCCTTTTGCATACTTGAAGAAGTTGCACTATCAAAGATGATTGTCCGAAAACCAAACCGATATGCCGCCGCCTGAAAGCTCACTCTCGTACGAGTACTTGGCTCAAGGAACACCATCGCCACAACAATCGGCCGATTACTGTGCTGACGAATGAGATGATCGAATCTCCTCGATTTACGAAACTCCTCCTTGAATGCTTTTGCCCTCGAGAATAGGAGTTTAACATTTTCGGTATCAAGATTCTGGATACTGAGAAGAGACTTTTCGAAAAATGACATCGCTCGAAACTATACACAAGAGGTACTACCAGAGTCAATCAACAGACTGGAAGAGTCGGGGCCAGCGAACCTGAGGAAGCCAGGATCCTCGCTGTTCCTCCCACCCCAGTGAGAGCCAAATAAAGCCTAGCTTCGCCTCCAGGCTCCTCACCGCAACAACGCCCCAAGACCGGGAGTCCTCTCCCTGGTCCCGGTGGTCACTCATTACAAATACGTGCCCAGGAGGAACAATTGTTGGTCCGAAGTTCTCCGAATCCCTTCGAGGCCCGACAAGAATTTTATGGCTCGAATTTCCCAGCGTCTCCTGAAGGGCGACACTGTAATTACCAAACCCCTCCAAAATTTCAGTCTCTCCCTCAACTTTCATATATTGAGCGGCTTCCCCATTTACAATCAGGCGCTTGCCCCGAATGACCAGCCGATCCCCAGGGAGACCTATGATCCGCCGGATACAACTTGAATCAGGGTTGTTTGGACACGGAAATATGGCAATGTCTCCCCTGCGCAAAGGCCCTCCTCCCAGTTTTACCTTTTCCATCAAGGGTAGAGGAATGCCAAAAGGAAGCTTATAGGCAAATATGAAGTCCCCAGGGAAAAGAGATGGCATCATACTTGTAGAGGGAATTCGGTAGGCAGACACAATAAAAGTTCTAAAGAAAAATGCTAAAAGAACAGCGTAAAAAAGAGCCTCTGCATAATCTCGAAGAAGATGCTTGAGTGAAGTCTCAATTTTAGAGGCATTGAGCTTGGATGGTTTCAACCTGTCTCCTCTATCCTATTGAATAATATGAAAGAAGCGCCTCCATCGAATTTTGGCTGGATCACAAACGAATGGCGCTGTGACCAAGGTCTCCGTGCAACTCAGCCAAACAAAGGAGGCTCTTCCTAGAAGATTTTCAAACGGCAGTGTGCCCCAAATTCGACTGTCTCTCGAATTATCCCGATTGTCTCCCATCACAAAAATGTGTCCTGCCGGAACTTCGACCTCCGACTCTGACCATCGATAGGAATTTGAAATAAGCATCCCAAGGTGTGTCCGATCTCCTAAAGTCTCTTCAAAAAACTCGAAGCCACTTAGGTCACCACCAATATCTTCGGCGGTGAGGCTATAAAAGGAAGTCTTATTGCCTCCAAACTGAGGCTTCTCTAAGACATGACTTTTGAGAGGAATCCCATTCACGACAATTTGGCCTTTTTCGTCCACACGAATCAGGTCCCCGGGAAGCCCAATCACTCTCTTAATCATATATAGAGATTCGTCCTCCAACGATCTAAAAACAACCACATCGCCTCTATTGGGATATGAAAATTTGACTAACCAATATTTGGTAAAAGGGACCCGTAAACCGAAAGCAAATTTATTCACCAGTATGTGATCATGAATGAGAAGACTCGGAATCATACTCCCAGATGGTATTACGTAGGGCTCCGCAACGACCCATCGCAAAACCAGGATCATTAAAATGGCACCAAAAAAACTCAGTAGTGATCCAGCTAAAGTTGCCCTTCGATTTGCTGGTTTGCACTTGCCCTTTTCTGGATCGGACGATGATTCAATGGACATTGTGAAAAAACCGATTCCACCTGATTGTAAGTGGATTACAAAAGAATGAACTCGAAGAAAAAGTCTCTTCGCAACTAAACCATACGAACATCGCTCGACCTACCAAATACTCGCGCGGCACAAATTGCTTGCCTCTTTCCCAAAATCGACTGTCCTGGGAGTTGTCACGATTATCTCCCATTACAAAGAAATGCCTATCTGGAACCTGGTAGGGACCGTAAGCCACATTGGTCTGATTTTCACTTTTCAAAAGAATACTATGAACATGATGGTCCAAAACTTCCTGCCAATGAACATAGCGCCCCCTTGCTCCGGGTCCATCCCCTGGAAAGTGCTCGTCGCGCAACCAGCCAAATTCAGACATCAATTCTTGAGGCACCTGCTTTTCTATCAATTTGTCATTAATAAAGAGGTTCCCCTTTTCATAAAAGATTCGATCCCCGGGAAGCCCTACGACCCTTTTGATATAAAACATGCTTGGCCTTTCGGGGTACTTAAATACAACGACCTCGCCACGACTGGGACTAGAAAATTCGACCAACCAGTCCGTGGTAAATGGGATCCTAAGACCATAAACAATTTTGTTCACAAAGATATGATCATGGACAAGCAGGCTTGGGAGCATACTACCTGAGGGAATGACATATGCTTCAATAAATGCCCATCGAAGAGTCAAAGCAACTAAAACGGCCAACAACAAAGACCCCGTGCCCTCTGTCCAAAATTGCCGTCCTCTCTTCAAACTCAGTCCTCCACCTTGAGGATAGCCAAAAAGGCCTCCTGGGGCACCTCAATGTGACCAATGGCCTTCATGCGCTTCTTTCCTTCCTTCTGCTTTTCCAGAAGTTTCCGCTTGCGACTAATATCTCCCCCATAACATTTGGCTGTCACGTCTTTTCTCAAAGCTCCCAGAGTTTCGCGAGCAATAATTTTCGCACCTATGGCCGCTTGAATGGCCACCTGATATTGCTGTCTCGGAATGAGTTCTTTGAGTTTCTTGACCAATTGACGACCTCGCCAATCTGCCTTAGTTCGATGCACAATTATTGATAGCGCATCGATAGGTTCGCCATTTATCAGAATATCCATTTTGACAAGATCTGCAGCCTGAAAATCCGCAATTTCATATTCCAAAGAGGCGTATCCGCGAGAAATTGTTTTCAATTTGTCATAAAAATCCATCACCATTTCGTTAAGAGGCAATCTATACTCTATGATGACCTTTGTATCGGTAATGTATTCCATGCGCTGCTGAATCCCGCGCTTATCTTCACACAATTTTAAAATCCCTCCAATAAACTGGCTGGGAGTATGAATGATCACCTTGACCAAAGGTTCTTCTAAACGCTCAATTCGGGAAAGATCGGGTAGTTTGGCTGGATTCTCAAGCTCAATGACAGTCCCATCATGTAAATAGACTCTATAAATCACCGTTGGCGCCGTCGTAATGAGATCAAGATTGAATTCTCGCTCCAACCTCTCTTGGACGATTTCCATGTGAAGAAGCCCTAGAAAACCCACTCGGTACCCAAAACCCAATGCAACGGAGGACTCGATTTCGTAGCTAAGACTCGAGTCATTGAGAGATAACTTATCAAGGGCCACTTTTAGATTTTCATAGTCGGCCGAAACAATCGGAAATATGCCAGCAAAGACCATGGGTTTTATTCGACGAAACCCAGGTAAAGACTCCGTTGCTCCATTCTTGGCAACTGTTATTGTATCGCCAACTTTGACATTCCGAATATCCTTTATGCCGCAAACCAAGAATCCCACTTCACCAGCATTCAATTCCGTCAAATGTCGCGCAAAAGGAGCAAAAACTCCCAATTTAAGCACCTCATAATCTCGGTATGTCGCCAGGAATTTAATTTTGTCCCCCACTTTTATCTTCCCATCAACAATACGACAGAGAGTCACAACCCCCTGATAGGAATCGAACCAAGAATCAAAAATAAGTGCCCGCAGAGGAATGTTTCGATTCGCTTGAGGGGGAGGAATAAACTTAACTATCGCCTCCAATATTTCCTCGATCCCCTTCATTTCTTTGGCACTGGCTAGAATTGTATTTGATGTATCAAGTCCAATTGCATCCTCAATCTGGCGTTTGACTCCCTCAGGGTCTGCAGAAGGAAGATCTATCTTATTTAGAACGGGGATAATTTCAAGATTGCTCTCCAGGGCCAAATAAACATTAGCCAAAGTTTGAGCCTCAACCCCTTGGGCAGCATCTACCACGAGAATGGCTCCCTCACAGGCGGCCAAGGATCTAGAAACCTCGTAGGTGAAGTCAACATGGCCGGGGGTATCAATGAGGTTCAGCTGGTAAGTTAATCCATTTTTTGCTTTGTAATTCAGGCGAACAGTTTGAGCCTTTATCGTGATCCCGCGTTCTCTCTCGAGATCCATGCTATCTAAAAACTGCTCTTTGGATTCTCTATCGGATAAAGAACCCGTGTACTTCAGTAGGCTGTCAGCTAAAGTTGATTTCCCGTGATCAATATGAGCTATAATAGAAAAATTGCGAATATGTTCAGCCGAAGTTTCTGCCAATTCCACTTCATTTTCCATGTCTCCACTATATCAGTGGGCTGTATCAGTGGGTATCTGCAAAGGCCAATCAGCCAACCACCCTTGTCCAAAGGTTGTACGAGCGAGTTCTATCAAGAAAAGGCCTTTACTGCATCCTTTATCGCCTCGACCTTGTCCGTCCTCTCCCAAGTAAATTCCGCTTCATTGCGACCAAAATGGCCATACGCAGCTGTTTTCAAGTAGCGTGGCTTTAGCAAATCAAACTGCTTTACAATCTCCGCTGGCTTCAAATTCCAAACTTCCCGCACAGCCTTAGAAAGAATCTCCGACGACACTTTGCCGGTACCATAGTCATTTATCATAACACTCACTGGTTCAGCTATTCCAATAGCATAAGCCAACTGCACGAGAACTCTGTCTGCCAATCCCGCCGCAACAATATTTTTAGCTACGTGTCGGGCCGCATAAGCTGCCGATCGATCCACCTTAGAGGGGTCCTTACCAGAGAAGGCTCCGCCTCCATGGGCACCATGCCCGCCATAAGTATCAACAATAATCTTACGTCCGGTAAGACCGCAGTCTCCAAGAGGCCCCCCTACGACAAACCTGCCCGTGGGGTTAACAAAAAACTTTGTGCCCGCATCAAGAAACTCGCGCGGAACCACTCGAGGGATGAGCTCCTCCTGCACAAACGACTTAATCGTGGCCTGATCGACGTCGGGACTATGTTGAGTACTCAAAACGATTGAATCAATTCTGGCCGCCTTGCCATTGACATACTCCACCGTCACCTGACTTTTGCTGTCTGGGCGTAAAAAAGGAACTCTTCCGCTTTTACGTAAACTCGCCAGCTCACGCACCAATTTGTGGGCCAAGGAGATAGTGAGGGGCATATACTCAGCCGTCTCGTTGACGGCATAACCAAACATAATGCCTTGATCGCCGGCACCTTGCTCTCGCTGATCAGAGCTATCTACCCCGCGCGCAATATCCTGACTCTGGCGGTCAAGAGCCACCTGAACAGCACAGGAGTCTGCATCAAATCCTATCTCGCTGTTTGTATAACCAATTTCGCGAAGGGTTTTTCGCACAAGCGTAGAGATATCCACCTGCACCTTGGAAGTAACTTCACCAGCCAGCATGACAAAACCCGTAGAAATCATCGTTTCACAAGCCACACGAGAATTTGAATCACCGGAAAGAAAAGCGTCAAGAACAGCGTCACTAATTTGATCAGCCACTTTGTCGGGGTGGCCTTCCGAAACGGACTCACTTGTAAATAGAAAATTTCGCATGCTAAGACCTCTCTGGGCAGGATTGAAGTATATCTTTGGAGAGGTGATTTCTTAACAGGAACAAAATCCCTAGGTCAACACAATCCAGGGCCGAATCAGGAGGTCCAGCTCAGATGAATGGCCTATCTTTAACCAACAGAGCATCCTTGTCTTAACTTGCCTTCTTGCTATCCAAATTGAACTCCTGCTCTATCTCAAGCTGCATCTGCATTTCGATTTGCTCCTGCAGTTTCTTTGCTCTGTGCCCCCTGGTATATTCAGGCGAATGATGATTCTTTTTTTTCTGCTTGTGCTTAGACATCTGCCTTTGAAGTTTCAAAGAGACTTGGTCGACAACTGCTTGAAAACTCTCTCCCTCCCCTCGGGCTGCAATAGATCTGGTCCCTCCCACGATGTGCATCTCCACCGTTTTAATATGGCGCTCTGCGCTGTATGTGACGTGAATATGGACTGGTTTCATCTCAAATTTTACCAGCCTCTGCAGCTTTTCCTCCGTGTATTGAACAAGGCTTTCTGACCAATCCAAACTCTTGAACTGATAACTTATTTTCATGCTCAAACCTCCGGTTTAGCTCCTAAAACCTTACTTCGCTTCTCTCAAATTTAAATTGATACGATGAAGATAGCCCACTGACCCTGTCAGCGAAATGAACCAAGCAAAAGACCCCTCGGCTCCATAAACCCCGCAAATGAACGAACCATGAACCCCGGCAACTCATCTGATAACTTGTCGGACTATTCAAACTAAAGTTGAGGTTCTGCCTCCTGTTTCTTAATTTGGTACAGACTGCAAAAAATCTAATAATATTTCTTGCGTTTGCTTGACGGCAAAATCTTAAGTACGTCTCGATATTTCGCTACAGTCCGTCGAGCAATTTTAATTCCGTCCTTTTTTAATAGTTCGACGAGCCTTTGATCTGAAAGCGGATCTTTTAAATCCTCTTGATCAACAAGGGATTTGATTTTCATTTTGACTGATTCACTTGCGAGCAATTCTCCATCCGTCTTATTAATTCCGGAGTTAAAGAAATACTTTAATTCGAAGATTCCACGCGAAGTGTGAAGGTACTTATTTGTGGTAACACGACTCACTGTTGATTCATGCATTCCAATATCATTGGCAATATCACGAAGAATCATTGGTCGAATAAACCCTGATCCCTTATCAAAAAAATCTTTTTGATAGCGAACGATACTCTCCGTCACTTTATAAATCGTCCTCTGACGTTGAGCGATAGATTTGATCAACCAGAGCGCCGAACGAAGCTTGTCCTGAATGTAGGCCTGAGCCTGAGGAGTCGCCGACTGATCACTCCCACCTTTCATCACATTCTTGTATAGATTGGAAATACGCAAGCGAGGCAATCCATCCTCATTCAGTGAAACAATGTATTCATCTCCGACCTTATACACGTAAACATCTGGAGTAATGAACTGAGTCTCTTGAGGCAGATAAGCTCGCCCCGGCTTTGGATCCATGGATAAAATAATTTTGCAAATGTCTATAACATCTTCAAGATCCAAATTCATCGCCTTTGCGATGGCAGGATAATTCTTTTTTTCTAGATCTTTCAAATGATCATTTATCAATCGCACCAAATCGTTCGTGTCCTCTTCAATATATTTGGCCTGAATGAGCAAACACTCACGCAAATTCCTGGCTCCAACGCCCGGCGGGTCAAACTCCTGGAGAAAAGGCAACATTTCCTCCAACTCACTTGCATTAAGACCTTCCTCTTCGGCAATAGCCTCAAGCGAAACCTTTATGTAACCATCATCATCCACATAGGAAACCAACACTGAGACAAGAGAGAACTCTTCTTCATTGAACCCAGCTAAACCAGCCTGCCACATCAAATAGTCATGAAACGATTGATGAGTTGAAATCAAATTTTCGTAATTCATGATCTCTTCGTTGCCACCTCCGGAGGACTGTGGAGGCTTGTATTGATTGTCAAAGTAGTTGTCCCAATCAAACTCATCCTGCTTTCTCGGATCTTGCGAACCCTCTTGAGACTCTGGAGTGACTGTGTCTGCCCCTATCTCCGAGTCTGCATTTTGAAGAGATTTCGGGATAGGTTCGTCATCTGTGGTTTCCTGCACTTCCTCTAAAATGGGATTTTCCGTAAGTTCCTTGCGAACTTGCGTCTCCAATTCAAGACGCGACAGTTGAAGTAACTTTATCGCTTGCTGGAGCTGCGGAGTCATCCGGAGCTGCTGAGAAAGCTTCATGCTCATTTTAAGATGCATCGCCATATCGAAGTGCCTCCTACAATCTAAAACCTTCACCCAAATAAAATTTTCTGGCTACGGGAGATTCTGCTATCTCCATCGCGCTCCCTTGTACTTCTATCCTACCATCTTTCAGAATATGGGCGCGATCACATATTCCAAGAGTTTCTCGAACATTGTGGTCTGTTATCAAAATACCGATCCCTTTGGTCTTTAAATCACGAATAATTTCTTGAATATCGCCCACTGCAATAGGATCAATTCCCGCAAAAGGTTCATCGAGAAGCAGAAATTTGGGTTTCCCAGCTAAGGCACGTGCAATCTCGACCCGTCGTCTTTCTCCTCCCGACAAAGAATACCCATAACTACTTCTTACGTGTTCTATCCGAAACTCCTTCAGCAACAGATCTAACCTCTCGTGCTTATCTGACCCCGTGTAGCCGTGGGCTTCAAGGGCCACCAAAATATTTTCTGCTACCGTAAGACGACGAAAGATACTTGCTTCTTGAGGAAGATAACTCAAGCCAATCCTCGCTCTCTTGTACATTGGCATATCTCCGATGGAACCATCGTCTAACAAAATCTCTCCTTCATCCGGATTTAAAAGCCCCACAACCATGTAAAAACTGGTTGTCTTTCCAGCCCCATTTGGACCAAGAATTCCCACGATTTCGCCAGATTGAACTTGAAATGAAACTTCCCTTACCACTTGGCGCAACTTGAATCGCTTGGAAATCTTATTTACAATCAATACACTCAATTTGCTTTCTCCAGTTCCCGACTCTCCACATTTGCTCTTGCCTTAAAAACTTCGACTTTTTTTCCGCCCTCAAGAAAAACAATTTCCTCTCCCTGAAGCTCGTCATTGTTCTGAACAACCCTTGGATTTCCGCTAAACACATAGCGATCCTTATCAAAGTTCACATTCACCTTTTGTGAAGTAACCCATTTTTCTAAATCACTCACCCGCACTCCACCAGAGACTTGAACGGATTTAACAAGATTCTGCTCTCTCCCATATTCAAATACGGCCTCTGGTCCCGTAATTCGCATTGTTTCAAAATCCATCACAACGTCCTCGCTAAAACGAGCAAGATTGGATTTGCCACTGAACGCAGCTTTCTGGGCTCGAATCAAAAGTCGGCGATCTCCCTTGAACGCCTTTTCTCCCTTCACTCCTCCATTGACTGTCATCAAAGAATTGTTCAGGTCAGCGCTTAAGGAATTCCCACGCAGGATCAATGAAAACCCCTCCCCATCCTTTGGGCCCCGCATAAAAACTGGAAGAGGCGCTACAAATTGACGTTCCTTCGAATGATAAATCATCTTCTCCGTTTCGAAAGCATAACCGTTGGACGAGCGAATGACGACCTTCCCTTTCACATCCATATCCTTGGTCTTTACGTCTATTGAACCCTCATCGCCAGTCACAATAAAGAACACACCGTCCTTACCAAATAATCTTGTTTTCACTTTGCGTAAAGACCAACTTGGTTTCAATTTGTATGCAACTGCCGACTCTGCCCACAGCTCCCACTCTTTTTCTCCCTCTCGGGTCTCAACAAGATGAGCCCCCCGCATAATTTGCTCAATTCCCTTACTAACTCCATCATCTGGCGCAACGGGACCCGACTGTGGCTTTGCCTTATCATCTAGGTCCCTTGGAAAAATCACAATGATTTCGATAATTAACACTACAAACAGCACCCCTAGAAGGAACTTCCCCAGCCTAATACTGATGTACTTACTACCATGTATACCCACTGCCGACATTGTAACATAGAACTGGCACGGAATTAGCATGATTTCAAAATTTGTTTAGCTTTATTTTTTTACCTTGCTTCTATAAATTGAGATACCGCATTCCGAATTTTCATTAAACACTCTAAAGTCAGCCTCTTAAAGAGCCGATAGCAAAGTATGGTCATTCAATGGTTTTTGAATAATGACGAAGACATTTCTGGCCCTTTTTCGACAGAGGATATCCAAAAACAGATTGAGAGCGGTCTCCCAAAGGACTGCTTCATTTGGGGCAAAGCACAAAAGGACTGGATTACTGTCCATCAATGGAGTGTGTCTTTGCCGACCCTGCTGCATGCTTCCGATAAAAAATTGACCTCACTAAAATGGCACATGGCCCGGGAAGGTAAATCTGAGGGGCCATACACGCGCGAAGATTTGTTGCATGTGTTGAGCAACCTAAGCTCTCTTGAGGGAGTTCTGCTATGGAACAAGGAAATGACAGGTTGGGTATCGGTTTTTGATTTACATGATCTAATGGAAGAAATCGGTGTCGACCGCCGACACACCCCTCGAGCAAAAATCCGCGGAACAGTAAAGGTAACAAGTGGGGATATGTCATCAATTGGTCAGATTCAGACCATTAGCGAAGGTGGGCTTGGAATTATTGGGCTTAAAAATGGATTTCCCGGACAAGAATTACAGGTGGAAATAAGGGCCGCCGTACTGGGCGGGCCTATCCGAGCGAAAGCCGAAATCAAATATGTCACGAAATCCGGATTTACGGGACTCCATTTTACTCAAATCTCAATGGAAGCAAAGTCCACTCTCATTGATTACATTCGACATACGACCCATCCATCTTACGGAAAAGCGGCCTGAGCTTGTCGGCCATTGTCCTTCTCTGACTCTGCGCCCATGCAAGCATCCCTTCAGTTAAACCATCAACTTCCTTTGGGAGTGTCGGGCAGTTTTATCACAGCAAAATTGATTTCGGCGATTCCGGCCTCAGTTACCGTATACATGATTTTCTTCACCGTAAGAAAATCAACTTTTTTATCAGCTTGAATTGTGATTTTTTTGTACTGAGGAATTTCATTGACCTCAGGATTATCTCCAGACTTTGCTCCTTCAATGGCTCTTCGAACTTTATTGCCCAAATTCGATTCTGCTATTCGCCCCTCCTCAATCAGCTTTATGACTTGGCTCTTGAGACTTTCTACCTCCCAATCATTTTGTTCTTTCACCGTCCGAAACTCAGCAATAAACTCACTGTTGAGCATGATCTTATCGGGGGCAATAACAACGACATTTGAAGGCTTCAACTCTTTAACTGTGTGAGCCTCAGGTAATTTTACTTCCTTTGGAAGCGCAATAACCTCCCCTGTACTTGCATAATTCTGAAGGAGGAAAACCGTCAATACCGTGAACATATCGACCATCGCAGTCAGTGACAACACAGCCACCGCATTTCGCTTGACTGGCTTCTTTTG includes the following:
- the rpoN gene encoding RNA polymerase factor sigma-54: MAMHLKMSMKLSQQLRMTPQLQQAIKLLQLSRLELETQVRKELTENPILEEVQETTDDEPIPKSLQNADSEIGADTVTPESQEGSQDPRKQDEFDWDNYFDNQYKPPQSSGGGNEEIMNYENLISTHQSFHDYLMWQAGLAGFNEEEFSLVSVLVSYVDDDGYIKVSLEAIAEEEGLNASELEEMLPFLQEFDPPGVGARNLRECLLIQAKYIEEDTNDLVRLINDHLKDLEKKNYPAIAKAMNLDLEDVIDICKIILSMDPKPGRAYLPQETQFITPDVYVYKVGDEYIVSLNEDGLPRLRISNLYKNVMKGGSDQSATPQAQAYIQDKLRSALWLIKSIAQRQRTIYKVTESIVRYQKDFFDKGSGFIRPMILRDIANDIGMHESTVSRVTTNKYLHTSRGIFELKYFFNSGINKTDGELLASESVKMKIKSLVDQEDLKDPLSDQRLVELLKKDGIKIARRTVAKYRDVLKILPSSKRKKYY
- the lptB gene encoding LPS export ABC transporter ATP-binding protein; amino-acid sequence: MSVLIVNKISKRFKLRQVVREVSFQVQSGEIVGILGPNGAGKTTSFYMVVGLLNPDEGEILLDDGSIGDMPMYKRARIGLSYLPQEASIFRRLTVAENILVALEAHGYTGSDKHERLDLLLKEFRIEHVRSSYGYSLSGGERRRVEIARALAGKPKFLLLDEPFAGIDPIAVGDIQEIIRDLKTKGIGILITDHNVRETLGICDRAHILKDGRIEVQGSAMEIAESPVARKFYLGEGFRL
- the lptC gene encoding LPS export ABC transporter periplasmic protein LptC, whose protein sequence is MLIIEIIVIFPRDLDDKAKPQSGPVAPDDGVSKGIEQIMRGAHLVETREGEKEWELWAESAVAYKLKPSWSLRKVKTRLFGKDGVFFIVTGDEGSIDVKTKDMDVKGKVVIRSSNGYAFETEKMIYHSKERQFVAPLPVFMRGPKDGEGFSLILRGNSLSADLNNSLMTVNGGVKGEKAFKGDRRLLIRAQKAAFSGKSNLARFSEDVVMDFETMRITGPEAVFEYGREQNLVKSVQVSGGVRVSDLEKWVTSQKVNVNFDKDRYVFSGNPRVVQNNDELQGEEIVFLEGGKKVEVFKARANVESRELEKAN
- a CDS encoding PilZ domain-containing protein, whose protein sequence is MVIQWFLNNDEDISGPFSTEDIQKQIESGLPKDCFIWGKAQKDWITVHQWSVSLPTLLHASDKKLTSLKWHMAREGKSEGPYTREDLLHVLSNLSSLEGVLLWNKEMTGWVSVFDLHDLMEEIGVDRRHTPRAKIRGTVKVTSGDMSSIGQIQTISEGGLGIIGLKNGFPGQELQVEIRAAVLGGPIRAKAEIKYVTKSGFTGLHFTQISMEAKSTLIDYIRHTTHPSYGKAA
- a CDS encoding biopolymer transporter ExbD; the encoded protein is MPIHVPGHRNRTGRQKKPVKRNAVAVLSLTAMVDMFTVLTVFLLQNYASTGEVIALPKEVKLPEAHTVKELKPSNVVVIAPDKIMLNSEFIAEFRTVKEQNDWEVESLKSQVIKLIEEGRIAESNLGNKVRRAIEGAKSGDNPEVNEIPQYKKITIQADKKVDFLTVKKIMYTVTEAGIAEINFAVIKLPDTPKGS